In the Magnetospirillum sp. 15-1 genome, one interval contains:
- a CDS encoding response regulator, whose translation MTDDHLILIVEDSVTQALKLQLVMEQEGFRTVCAHSGEAALEEINRQRPSLIIVDYHLPGIQGDELCRQIHMDITTRSIPLMMLTADETSAAELHGLESGADDFVAKSEDPEILLLRVHNLLRKARRQAVNVEVGRSLFRRARVLIIDDSTTYRESLAQELTDEGCDVTQVTSGADGLALLSQSDFDCVMVDMVMPEMDGIAVCKELSKMRSDDDAPLVVLMLSAYEHKENVARALEAGADDFVGKSTEMSLLRARLRALLRRKFLLEQNQRIVEEIRLREMETLRAKAEKEAAEARAALAEGLARANAELEEANTKLRETQVHLIQSEKMASLGQLVAGIAHEINNPLSFALSNVFSIENWLAAVMTEAAASLSPEHVTKLDKARKRIADTGQGLERVRELVVKLRTFSRLDEGEFKTVDIKEAVESVLLFLRHKMSDRIEVRRNYTADNMLACYAGQLNQVIMNVVANAVDAIEGKGAITVRTFRQDGMFAIAVSDTGSGIPPEIRERIFDPFFTTKPVGQGTGLGLSISYGIIKSHDGRIEVSSTPGQGTEIRILIPANLEGA comes from the coding sequence GTGACCGACGACCATCTCATCCTCATCGTCGAGGATTCGGTGACCCAGGCGCTGAAGCTCCAACTGGTCATGGAGCAGGAGGGCTTCCGGACCGTCTGCGCCCATTCCGGCGAGGCCGCCCTGGAGGAGATCAACCGCCAGCGTCCCAGCCTGATCATCGTCGATTACCACCTGCCGGGCATCCAGGGCGACGAGCTGTGCCGCCAGATTCACATGGACATCACCACGCGGAGCATTCCGCTGATGATGCTGACCGCCGACGAGACCTCGGCGGCCGAGCTGCACGGCCTGGAAAGCGGCGCCGACGATTTCGTCGCCAAGTCCGAGGACCCGGAAATCCTGCTGCTGCGCGTCCATAACCTGTTGCGCAAGGCGCGCCGTCAGGCGGTCAACGTCGAGGTCGGACGCTCGCTGTTCCGCCGGGCCAGAGTGCTGATCATCGACGACAGCACCACCTACCGCGAAAGCCTGGCCCAGGAACTGACCGACGAAGGCTGCGACGTCACCCAGGTGACCAGCGGCGCCGATGGTCTGGCGCTGCTGTCGCAAAGCGATTTCGACTGCGTCATGGTCGACATGGTGATGCCCGAGATGGATGGCATCGCCGTGTGCAAGGAACTGTCCAAGATGCGCTCGGACGACGACGCGCCGCTGGTGGTGCTGATGCTGTCGGCCTACGAGCACAAGGAGAACGTCGCCCGCGCGCTGGAGGCCGGCGCCGATGATTTCGTCGGCAAGTCCACCGAGATGAGTCTGCTGCGCGCCCGTCTGCGCGCCCTGCTGCGCCGTAAGTTCCTGCTGGAGCAGAACCAGCGCATCGTCGAGGAAATCCGCCTGCGCGAGATGGAGACCCTGCGCGCCAAGGCGGAGAAGGAGGCGGCCGAAGCCCGTGCCGCCCTGGCCGAGGGGCTGGCCCGGGCCAATGCCGAACTGGAAGAGGCCAATACCAAGCTGCGCGAGACCCAGGTCCATCTGATCCAGTCGGAGAAGATGGCGTCGCTCGGCCAGTTGGTGGCGGGCATCGCCCACGAGATCAACAATCCGCTCTCCTTCGCGCTGTCCAATGTCTTCTCCATCGAGAACTGGCTGGCCGCCGTCATGACCGAGGCGGCGGCCAGCCTGTCGCCCGAGCACGTGACCAAGCTGGACAAGGCCAGGAAGCGCATCGCCGATACCGGCCAGGGGCTGGAGCGGGTGCGTGAGCTGGTGGTCAAGCTGCGCACCTTCTCGCGTCTGGACGAGGGCGAGTTCAAGACCGTCGACATCAAGGAGGCGGTGGAATCCGTTCTGCTGTTCCTGCGCCACAAGATGAGCGACCGCATCGAGGTCCGCCGCAATTACACGGCGGACAACATGCTGGCCTGCTATGCCGGGCAACTGAACCAGGTGATCATGAACGTGGTCGCCAACGCGGTGGACGCCATCGAGGGCAAGGGCGCCATCACGGTGCGCACCTTCCGCCAGGACGGCATGTTCGCCATCGCGGTGAGCGATACCGGCAGCGGCATCCCGCCGGAAATCCGGGAACGCATCTTCGACCCCTTCTTCACCACCAAGCCGGTGGGGCAGGGGACCGGCCTGGGCCTGTCCATCTCCTACGGCATCATCAAGAGCCATGACGGCCGTATCGAGGTGTCGAGCACTCCGGGCCAGGGAACCGAAATCCGCATTCTGATTCCAGCCAACCTCGAAGGGGCATGA
- a CDS encoding chemotaxis protein CheB has translation MRKKIKVLIVEDSLVVRELLNHIIGSDGRFEVLAAVTSAEECLEQLETLQPDVISLDIRLPGMNGLDATLKIMARRPTPIVVVAAQVDDNELNIAMNALRAGALSVVEKPVGVTNAGYETMAAKICTQLAIMSQVQVVRQGISRGLNFGSDETPARPSPGRAGSYSMVGIVASTGGPQALVQLLGGLGADFPLPILLVQHITSSFLEGFVTWLSGATPFEVRIAADDEKPLPGRVYVAPADRHLGLVHGHLSILDSPAVCNQKPSGTVLFSAMARDLGKHGIGVVLTGMGSDGSDGLLQMADKGAYTIVEDASTCVVNGMPAAAAKLGGARETLPLPAIASRLRDLALGEKT, from the coding sequence GTGCGAAAGAAGATCAAGGTCCTGATCGTCGAGGACTCGCTGGTGGTCCGGGAACTGCTGAACCACATCATCGGTTCCGACGGGCGGTTCGAGGTGCTGGCGGCGGTGACCAGCGCCGAGGAATGCCTCGAGCAGTTGGAGACGCTGCAGCCCGACGTCATCTCGCTGGACATCCGCCTGCCCGGCATGAACGGCCTGGACGCCACGCTCAAGATCATGGCGCGGCGCCCCACCCCCATCGTGGTGGTGGCCGCCCAGGTGGACGACAACGAACTGAACATCGCCATGAACGCGCTGCGTGCCGGAGCGCTGTCGGTGGTGGAAAAGCCGGTTGGCGTCACCAATGCCGGCTATGAGACCATGGCCGCCAAGATCTGTACCCAGCTGGCCATCATGAGCCAGGTTCAGGTGGTGCGCCAAGGGATCAGCCGGGGCCTGAATTTCGGCAGCGACGAAACGCCGGCCCGGCCGTCGCCGGGGCGCGCCGGAAGCTATTCCATGGTGGGCATCGTCGCCTCCACCGGTGGGCCGCAGGCCCTGGTGCAGTTGCTGGGCGGCCTGGGCGCCGATTTTCCCCTGCCGATCCTGCTGGTCCAGCACATCACGTCCAGCTTTCTCGAGGGCTTCGTGACCTGGCTGTCGGGCGCCACTCCCTTCGAGGTCCGCATCGCCGCCGATGACGAGAAGCCCCTGCCCGGCCGGGTCTACGTCGCCCCCGCCGACCGGCATCTCGGTCTGGTCCACGGCCATCTGTCCATTCTCGATTCCCCGGCCGTCTGCAACCAGAAGCCCTCGGGGACCGTGCTGTTCAGCGCCATGGCCCGTGACCTGGGCAAACACGGCATCGGCGTGGTGCTGACCGGCATGGGCTCCGACGGTTCCGACGGCCTGCTGCAGATGGCCGACAAGGGGGCCTACACTATCGTCGAGGATGCTTCCACCTGCGTGGTCAACGGCATGCCCGCCGCCGCCGCCAAGCTGGGCGGCGCGCGCGAAACCCTGCCGCTGCCCGCCATCGCCTCCAGACTGCGCGACCTTGCCCTGGGAGAGAAGACGTGA
- a CDS encoding response regulator, whose product MISIRERLLQAFQIEYREHVDAIRSLLDDLGHKAEGSGLAQLDEIFRRAHSLKGASRAVDLPAIEEISHRMETLFAKVRSGQSRLDHDMAVGLGQVLDVIEDWVAANLANEALPDTAATIAALDAMIEGHAVSMEAPAPRPIPVPERVVVAPAPVPPPPAAEGSEADEADEDEPPAERSAAPAVRPEETVRVRALHLDRLLRSSNELLTETMNQRQVTQSLLGLDRTLADFDRSWRRARKAAAAALRDLGDYDRAIALERQHEALEQALTGISRELRGVRRRQQRTGWALRQLGNDLQQEVRQVRMVPADSIFGGFRKMVRDLARAAGKQVMVQVSGLDVEADRMVLQGLKDPVMHLLRNALSHGVEPPDERKAGGKSAAAHVGLSFDVSEGRLVVQIEDDGRGVNFEAIRRKAVERGLFSEAESFQVDRQSLVDVIFDPGFSTARMVDDLSGRGMGLSVVREAMAMMNGTVEVRDRQPVGTCFRLSLPLTVSTQRLFLVECQGHIYGLPTEGVDRLYRVRAEDVGTVEGKSVVFLGDRQIPLLSLAHLLAFGESSVKVTRNVVPLVVLKNGERRVAVAIDAFLSIREGLVKDIGVPGARGTMVAGGVLLEDGDIALVLNPFEIVETFRKSGSIRGLTTVEKQAEKRVPVILVVDDSLTTRTLEKSILEAHGYQVRLAHDGLEGLGRLRAEQIDLIISDIQMPRLDGFGLLQAVKSDPALKAIPLILVSSLEAREDKARGLELGADAYVVKRKFDQQELLETIGQFL is encoded by the coding sequence TTGATCAGTATCCGCGAAAGGCTGCTGCAAGCCTTTCAGATCGAATACCGGGAACATGTTGATGCCATCCGCTCGCTGCTCGACGACCTCGGGCACAAGGCGGAGGGAAGCGGACTCGCGCAGCTGGACGAAATCTTCCGCCGCGCCCACTCGCTGAAGGGGGCGTCGCGGGCGGTGGACCTGCCGGCCATCGAGGAAATCTCCCACCGGATGGAGACGCTGTTCGCCAAGGTCCGCTCCGGCCAGTCCAGGCTGGATCACGACATGGCGGTCGGCCTGGGCCAGGTGCTCGACGTCATCGAGGATTGGGTGGCGGCCAATCTGGCCAATGAGGCGTTGCCCGACACCGCCGCCACCATTGCCGCCCTCGACGCCATGATCGAGGGCCATGCGGTGAGCATGGAGGCGCCGGCGCCCCGACCCATACCGGTGCCTGAGCGGGTCGTCGTGGCGCCCGCGCCCGTGCCCCCGCCGCCCGCCGCCGAGGGGTCCGAGGCGGATGAGGCGGACGAGGATGAGCCCCCCGCCGAGCGTTCGGCCGCCCCGGCGGTGCGCCCCGAGGAAACGGTGCGGGTGCGGGCCCTTCACCTCGACCGGCTGCTGCGTTCCTCCAACGAATTGCTGACCGAGACCATGAACCAGCGGCAGGTGACCCAATCGCTGCTGGGGCTCGACCGCACCCTGGCCGATTTCGACCGCTCCTGGCGCCGGGCCCGCAAGGCCGCGGCCGCCGCGCTGCGCGATCTGGGCGATTACGACCGGGCCATTGCGCTGGAACGCCAGCACGAGGCCCTGGAGCAGGCCCTGACCGGCATCAGCCGCGAACTGCGCGGCGTGCGGCGCCGGCAGCAGCGCACCGGCTGGGCGCTGCGTCAGTTGGGCAACGATTTGCAGCAGGAAGTGCGGCAGGTCCGCATGGTGCCCGCCGATTCCATCTTCGGCGGCTTCCGCAAGATGGTCCGCGATCTGGCCCGCGCCGCGGGCAAGCAGGTGATGGTGCAGGTGTCGGGCCTGGATGTCGAGGCCGACCGCATGGTGCTGCAGGGTCTGAAGGACCCGGTGATGCACCTGTTGCGCAATGCCCTGTCCCATGGCGTCGAGCCTCCCGACGAGCGCAAGGCCGGGGGAAAGTCGGCGGCGGCCCATGTGGGCCTGTCCTTCGACGTGTCCGAGGGACGCCTGGTGGTACAGATCGAGGATGACGGTCGCGGCGTCAATTTCGAGGCCATCCGCCGCAAGGCGGTGGAGCGCGGCCTGTTCTCCGAGGCCGAATCCTTCCAGGTAGACCGCCAGTCGCTGGTCGACGTCATCTTCGATCCCGGCTTTTCCACCGCCCGCATGGTGGACGACCTGTCCGGGCGCGGCATGGGGCTGTCGGTGGTGCGTGAAGCCATGGCCATGATGAACGGCACGGTGGAGGTCCGGGACCGCCAGCCGGTGGGCACCTGCTTCCGCCTGTCGCTGCCGCTGACCGTCTCGACCCAGCGCCTGTTCCTGGTGGAGTGTCAGGGCCACATCTACGGCCTGCCCACCGAGGGCGTCGACCGCCTCTACCGGGTGCGGGCCGAGGACGTGGGTACCGTCGAGGGCAAGTCGGTGGTGTTCCTGGGCGACCGGCAGATTCCGCTGCTGTCCCTGGCTCATCTGCTGGCGTTCGGCGAAAGCTCGGTCAAGGTGACCCGCAACGTGGTGCCGCTGGTGGTGCTGAAGAATGGCGAACGCCGGGTGGCGGTGGCCATCGACGCTTTCCTGTCCATCCGCGAGGGACTGGTCAAGGATATCGGCGTGCCCGGTGCGCGCGGCACCATGGTGGCCGGCGGCGTATTGCTGGAGGACGGTGACATCGCCCTGGTCCTCAATCCCTTCGAGATCGTCGAGACCTTCCGCAAGTCGGGCAGCATCCGGGGGCTGACCACGGTGGAGAAGCAGGCCGAGAAGCGGGTGCCGGTCATCCTGGTGGTGGACGATTCGCTCACCACCCGTACCCTGGAAAAGAGCATCCTCGAGGCCCACGGCTATCAGGTGCGCCTCGCCCATGACGGATTGGAGGGACTGGGGCGTCTTCGGGCCGAGCAGATCGACCTGATCATCTCGGACATCCAGATGCCGCGCCTGGACGGCTTCGGCCTGCTGCAGGCGGTGAAGTCCGATCCCGCCCTCAAGGCCATTCCCCTCATCCTGGTCAGTTCGCTGGAGGCGCGCGAGGATAAGGCGCGAGGCCTGGAACTGGGCGCCGACGCCTATGTGGTCAAGCGCAAGTTCGACCAGCAGGAACTGCTCGAAACCATAGGCCAGTTCCTATGA
- a CDS encoding methyl-accepting chemotaxis protein — protein MTKTAQRSWWRNLKLRRKFSTVSLGFTLVLAGLIAFNVMVLRSQTQNSVVTDIAGRQRMLSQKFAKEVLLIGNGVAVDHQATLRLMRDSLAALMEGGEVVVNVDTGAKTDLPPAPTVEIRAKLAEQATLLRQYEASATGLLALGANDVRRAEKLKELLALQAQLSDSAEVAVKMLSFQADSSIRGMIGLEMIVGVICALLGLVVSSLIGRQIADPLAACAEAARKIAEGDLRIEPLEVSSSDEIGVLQEAFDEMLRSQRDIALQTRSACDALTAAAAAILSSAQEQAAGTKQQAAAVQEITTTVEEISLSGKQVAERSRQVAGTAEAVATSGTAGLHAVRDASAGMEAIREQTETVAENIITLSERTQAVGEIIATVNELAEQSNLVALNAAIEAADAREQGRRFSVVAGEIKNLADQAKEATAQVRGILEQTQKGINTSVMLTEEALKRVELGREKSTMSEHVIRQMADNIQESVHAFQQIVGATNQQQIGLEQVTQALHEIRQASQQTAQTTAQLEKASLDLSQLGQKLSRTLEKYRL, from the coding sequence ATGACCAAGACCGCGCAACGCTCCTGGTGGAGAAATCTGAAGCTTCGCCGCAAGTTCTCCACGGTGTCCCTGGGCTTTACCCTGGTCCTGGCCGGGTTGATCGCCTTCAACGTCATGGTGCTGCGCAGCCAGACCCAGAATTCGGTGGTCACCGACATTGCCGGACGCCAGCGCATGCTGTCGCAGAAATTCGCCAAGGAGGTGCTGCTGATCGGCAACGGGGTGGCGGTGGACCATCAGGCCACCCTGCGGCTGATGCGCGATTCCCTTGCCGCCCTGATGGAGGGCGGCGAGGTGGTGGTCAATGTCGACACCGGCGCCAAGACCGACCTGCCGCCGGCTCCCACCGTGGAGATTCGCGCCAAGCTGGCCGAGCAGGCGACGCTGCTGCGCCAGTACGAAGCCTCGGCGACCGGGCTGCTGGCCTTGGGCGCCAATGACGTCCGCCGGGCCGAGAAGCTGAAGGAATTGCTGGCCCTGCAGGCCCAGTTGAGCGATTCCGCCGAAGTGGCGGTCAAGATGCTGAGCTTCCAGGCCGACAGCTCCATCCGCGGCATGATCGGGCTGGAAATGATCGTCGGCGTGATCTGCGCCCTGTTGGGGCTGGTGGTCAGCAGCCTGATCGGCCGCCAGATCGCCGACCCGCTGGCCGCCTGCGCCGAGGCCGCCCGCAAGATCGCCGAGGGCGACCTGCGCATCGAGCCGCTGGAGGTCAGCTCGTCCGATGAGATCGGCGTGCTGCAGGAGGCCTTCGACGAGATGCTGCGCAGCCAGCGCGACATCGCGTTGCAGACCCGCTCGGCCTGCGACGCGCTGACCGCCGCCGCCGCCGCCATCCTGTCCTCGGCCCAGGAACAGGCCGCCGGCACCAAGCAGCAGGCCGCCGCCGTGCAGGAGATCACCACCACCGTCGAGGAAATCAGCCTGTCGGGCAAGCAGGTGGCCGAGCGTTCCCGTCAGGTGGCGGGCACCGCCGAGGCGGTTGCCACCTCGGGCACCGCCGGCCTGCACGCCGTGCGCGATGCCTCGGCCGGCATGGAGGCCATCCGCGAGCAGACCGAGACGGTGGCCGAGAACATCATCACCCTGTCGGAGCGGACCCAGGCGGTGGGCGAGATTATCGCCACGGTCAACGAGCTCGCCGAGCAGTCCAACCTGGTGGCGCTCAACGCCGCCATCGAGGCGGCCGACGCCCGCGAGCAGGGCCGCCGTTTCTCGGTGGTGGCCGGGGAGATCAAGAATCTGGCCGATCAGGCCAAGGAGGCCACGGCCCAGGTGCGCGGCATCCTCGAGCAGACCCAGAAGGGCATCAACACCTCGGTGATGCTGACCGAGGAAGCCCTGAAGCGCGTCGAGCTGGGCCGCGAGAAGTCCACCATGTCCGAGCACGTCATCCGCCAGATGGCCGACAACATCCAGGAAAGCGTCCATGCCTTCCAGCAGATCGTCGGCGCCACCAACCAGCAGCAGATCGGCCTGGAACAGGTGACGCAGGCGCTGCATGAAATCCGTCAGGCCAGCCAGCAGACGGCGCAGACCACCGCCCAGTTGGAGAAGGCCTCCCTCGACCTCAGCCAGCTGGGCCAGAAGCTGTCGCGCACCTTGGAGAAATACCGGCTTTGA
- a CDS encoding chemotaxis protein CheW, protein MSRQAATILDRLHALGDGPAGWSEAEFNEALLKARARRLAAPRGLGDQVDVGFDVLGAHIANERYALSLDTLSEVMQLARWTPVPGQPQYLLGVTNLRGEIRPVLDLHSLLGLTPPAPEARTWVIFLKAGGVEVGIRVDALDRVVRLDPAGLTRPHEAGNGLPQRFISGIAPDALILLDTAQLLALDALKDTRIDGPDES, encoded by the coding sequence ATGTCCCGGCAGGCCGCGACGATTCTTGACCGTCTCCATGCTCTGGGCGACGGCCCCGCCGGCTGGAGCGAGGCGGAATTCAACGAGGCCTTGCTCAAGGCCCGCGCCCGGCGTCTGGCCGCTCCGCGCGGGCTGGGCGATCAGGTGGACGTCGGCTTCGACGTCCTGGGCGCCCACATCGCCAATGAACGCTATGCCTTGTCGCTCGACACCCTGTCCGAGGTGATGCAACTGGCCCGCTGGACCCCGGTGCCGGGGCAGCCGCAATACCTGCTGGGCGTCACCAATCTGCGGGGCGAGATCCGCCCGGTCCTCGACCTGCATTCCCTGCTGGGGTTGACGCCGCCCGCTCCCGAGGCGCGGACCTGGGTGATCTTTCTCAAGGCCGGCGGTGTCGAGGTGGGTATCCGGGTGGATGCCCTCGACCGGGTGGTGCGTCTTGATCCCGCCGGGCTGACCCGCCCCCACGAGGCCGGCAACGGCCTGCCGCAACGTTTCATTTCCGGCATCGCCCCCGATGCCCTGATTCTTCTCGATACCGCACAGCTTCTGGCCCTCGACGCGCTGAAGGATACGCGCATCGACGGCCCGGATGAGTCATGA
- a CDS encoding CheR family methyltransferase: MSVSAVSSSPTTAAILDDPAYPRLKALVIDTTGMAFYRDKDGDLARILAERMAEIGIDDCSGYLDLLQSLGQGKAEMDALIAELTIGETYFFRHKEQFDALRDLILPDVIERNRTVRRLRIWSAGCATGPEPYSVAIMLEREFGERIAGWHVTVLGTDINQKFLTRAREGRYDEWAFRAMPDSLRTACFERAGNQWQIRPEFKRNVSFQYHNLIKSPFPSLADNIAGFDIIICRNVIIYFSQATVEGLVPCFHETLNDGGWLIMGHAEPNQRLFSNFRTVNTPGAVLYQRTDRPMEPVGTLSPFAPPMPSLPKVIPLPTGRGEPPGPAPSRRSRPLPSRLVPSASPPAAMPCPGAPQPVDRLKVARELADSGQWEKAAAACDAIIAAVPLDAWAHFYRAMVHEQLGEDEQCEKALRRAIYLDRRLVLPHYHLGLFLARKDDAAGAERSFRNAQALLSGLADEQPVNPGEKITVGQMREAVAMHLKLVGGA; encoded by the coding sequence GTGAGTGTTTCCGCCGTCAGTTCGTCCCCGACCACCGCCGCCATTCTGGATGACCCGGCCTATCCGCGCCTCAAGGCCCTGGTCATCGATACCACCGGCATGGCGTTCTACCGCGACAAGGACGGCGACCTCGCCCGCATCCTGGCCGAGCGCATGGCGGAGATCGGCATCGACGATTGCTCGGGCTATCTCGATCTGCTGCAATCCCTGGGGCAGGGCAAGGCGGAGATGGACGCGCTGATCGCCGAACTGACCATCGGCGAGACCTATTTCTTCCGCCACAAGGAACAATTCGACGCGCTTCGCGACCTGATCCTGCCCGATGTGATCGAGCGTAACCGCACGGTCCGGCGCCTGCGTATCTGGAGTGCCGGCTGTGCCACCGGCCCCGAGCCCTACTCGGTGGCCATCATGCTGGAGCGCGAATTCGGCGAGCGCATCGCCGGCTGGCACGTCACGGTGCTGGGGACCGACATCAACCAGAAGTTCCTGACCCGGGCGCGGGAGGGGCGCTACGACGAGTGGGCCTTCCGGGCCATGCCCGATTCCCTGCGTACCGCCTGTTTCGAGCGGGCCGGCAATCAGTGGCAAATCCGCCCGGAATTCAAGCGCAACGTCAGCTTCCAGTACCATAACCTGATCAAGAGCCCATTTCCCTCGCTGGCCGACAACATCGCCGGGTTCGACATCATCATCTGCCGCAACGTCATCATCTATTTCAGCCAGGCGACGGTGGAGGGGCTGGTGCCCTGCTTCCACGAGACCCTGAACGACGGCGGCTGGCTGATCATGGGGCATGCCGAGCCCAACCAGCGGCTGTTCAGCAATTTTCGCACGGTCAATACGCCGGGCGCCGTCCTTTATCAGCGGACTGACCGGCCGATGGAGCCCGTCGGGACGCTGTCCCCGTTCGCGCCGCCGATGCCGTCCCTGCCCAAGGTAATCCCCTTGCCGACGGGGCGGGGGGAGCCGCCCGGACCCGCTCCCTCGCGGCGAAGCCGTCCCCTGCCGTCCCGGCTGGTCCCGTCGGCTTCCCCGCCGGCCGCCATGCCGTGTCCGGGTGCCCCGCAGCCCGTCGACCGGCTGAAGGTGGCGCGGGAACTGGCCGACAGCGGGCAGTGGGAGAAGGCGGCCGCCGCCTGTGACGCCATTATCGCCGCCGTTCCCCTTGATGCCTGGGCGCATTTCTACCGCGCCATGGTCCACGAGCAATTGGGCGAGGACGAGCAGTGCGAAAAGGCGCTGCGCCGTGCCATTTATCTCGACCGGCGACTGGTTCTGCCCCATTATCACCTGGGGTTGTTCCTGGCGCGAAAAGACGATGCCGCCGGGGCCGAGCGTTCGTTCCGCAACGCGCAGGCCCTGCTGTCCGGCCTTGCCGACGAGCAGCCGGTAAACCCCGGCGAAAAGATCACCGTGGGACAGATGCGTGAGGCGGTGGCGATGCATCTCAAACTGGTCGGAGGGGCCTGA
- a CDS encoding chemotaxis protein CheW translates to MAPKPGSVSGIAVFRLVGQGFGLPVEDVREVVPVAWLDRPPHLSSMVEGILNLGGQAVPVLRLDRLLGLEDGCYGLDASVLIMRPRPEGGTFGLLVEHVDSVREMSAFAAMGLPPGQSFNDCLVEVLERDGKAVNLLAWDRILLEQERERLVEFQDRAQARLAELAELAESGS, encoded by the coding sequence ATGGCCCCCAAACCGGGCAGTGTTTCTGGTATCGCGGTGTTCCGGCTGGTCGGTCAGGGGTTCGGCCTGCCGGTCGAGGACGTGCGCGAGGTGGTGCCGGTCGCCTGGCTCGATCGCCCGCCGCATCTGTCCTCCATGGTCGAGGGCATTCTCAATCTCGGCGGTCAGGCCGTGCCGGTCCTGCGCCTTGACCGGCTGCTCGGCCTCGAGGACGGGTGTTACGGCCTGGACGCCTCGGTTCTGATCATGCGTCCCCGTCCCGAGGGCGGGACGTTCGGGCTGCTGGTCGAACATGTGGACAGTGTCCGCGAGATGAGCGCCTTCGCCGCCATGGGGCTCCCGCCGGGCCAGTCCTTCAACGACTGTCTCGTCGAGGTTCTGGAGCGGGATGGAAAGGCGGTGAACCTGCTGGCCTGGGACCGCATCCTGCTGGAGCAGGAGCGGGAAAGGCTGGTCGAGTTCCAGGATCGCGCCCAGGCGCGGCTGGCCGAACTGGCCGAACTGGCGGAATCCGGGTCATGA
- a CDS encoding ParA family protein yields the protein MRPYIVAIFNQKGGISKTTTSTNLAVCLAAFGKSVVVIDLDSQGDSTKSLGIDPKTKQGIYDLFTNGAAVEDVMVETMFDGVRVLPSTYSLAGIEIKLSEMQNSQRTLSNILSHTALDCDYVVIDCPPALGILPINALASAHGVIIPVTATPYANDGLLRTLPSIKYVQEGLNKNLLLQGVLFTINDRNKTTRKINELIRSRLGGTVYRTEIPRDNTVIEAATSRLPVCVFAPKSPAAQAHLDFTEEFIGRHVAIAAKNNETVTPHLPRDETIERLTRWQVACAKVAVPTDDARLRQKTDQLDRMLYGDRTRMERWHLEVVHFFIENRLVLAAFLVLMLLGGLALLGMGIEGARRLAGLLGLV from the coding sequence ATGAGACCGTATATTGTCGCCATCTTCAATCAGAAGGGGGGGATCTCCAAGACCACCACCAGCACCAATCTGGCGGTATGCTTGGCTGCATTCGGAAAATCGGTGGTCGTCATCGATCTGGACTCGCAGGGTGATTCCACCAAGAGCCTGGGCATTGATCCCAAGACCAAGCAGGGCATCTACGATCTTTTCACCAACGGTGCCGCCGTCGAGGACGTCATGGTCGAGACCATGTTCGACGGGGTGCGGGTTCTGCCCTCCACCTACAGCCTGGCCGGAATCGAGATCAAGCTGTCCGAGATGCAGAATTCGCAGCGGACGCTCTCCAACATCCTCTCCCACACGGCGCTGGACTGCGATTACGTGGTGATCGATTGCCCGCCGGCGCTGGGCATCCTGCCCATCAACGCCCTGGCCTCGGCCCACGGGGTGATCATTCCGGTCACCGCCACGCCCTATGCCAATGACGGCCTGCTGCGCACGCTGCCCTCCATCAAGTACGTGCAGGAGGGGCTGAACAAGAACCTGCTGCTGCAAGGTGTGCTGTTCACCATCAACGACCGGAACAAGACCACCCGCAAGATCAACGAACTGATCCGCTCGCGCCTGGGCGGCACGGTCTACCGGACCGAGATCCCGCGCGACAACACGGTGATCGAGGCGGCCACGTCGCGGCTGCCGGTCTGCGTTTTCGCGCCCAAGTCGCCGGCGGCGCAGGCCCACCTGGATTTCACCGAGGAATTCATCGGCCGCCATGTGGCCATCGCCGCCAAGAATAACGAGACGGTGACCCCCCACTTGCCGCGTGACGAAACCATCGAGCGTTTGACCCGCTGGCAGGTGGCCTGCGCCAAGGTCGCCGTTCCCACCGATGACGCCCGCCTGCGCCAGAAGACCGATCAGCTGGACCGCATGCTGTATGGCGACCGGACGCGCATGGAGCGTTGGCATCTTGAAGTCGTGCATTTCTTCATTGAAAATCGTTTGGTATTGGCAGCGTTCCTGGTCCTGATGCTCTTGGGCGGGCTTGCCCTGCTGGGCATGGGAATCGAGGGCGCCCGCCGGTTGGCCGGGCTCCTCGGTCTGGTGTGA
- a CDS encoding cache domain-containing protein, with the protein MRNFVKMAVLAAFAVVGLSGAARAADECTAAQGLVDKAIAHYKAVGKEKSYADFMDKGNKDWVNGELYVIVATMDGIFKAHAINPKLIDNPDLPGLKDVNGVLIIQEMIKAGKSGPAGAWAKYTWTHPETKKLAPKQTWVKANGDLLFMAGCYPGA; encoded by the coding sequence GTGAGGAATTTCGTGAAGATGGCGGTGCTGGCCGCTTTTGCCGTGGTCGGTCTGTCGGGCGCCGCCCGGGCCGCCGACGAGTGCACCGCCGCTCAGGGACTGGTGGACAAGGCCATCGCCCACTACAAGGCGGTGGGTAAGGAAAAGTCCTATGCCGACTTCATGGACAAGGGCAACAAGGACTGGGTCAACGGCGAGCTCTATGTCATCGTCGCCACCATGGACGGCATCTTCAAGGCCCATGCCATCAACCCGAAGTTGATCGACAATCCGGACCTGCCGGGCCTCAAGGACGTCAACGGCGTGCTGATCATCCAGGAGATGATCAAGGCCGGCAAGTCTGGCCCGGCCGGCGCTTGGGCCAAGTACACCTGGACCCATCCGGAGACCAAGAAGCTGGCGCCCAAGCAGACCTGGGTAAAGGCCAACGGCGACCTGCTGTTCATGGCCGGCTGCTATCCCGGCGCCTGA